The genomic DNA tcaaaagaggtgaagtaagcttgatagccccattctgctttccacaagtgatttgttttttctatacaGTGTACTTCTTGGAGCATGCATATTGATGGCCTTTTGGCGCGAAGCCAATTAAATACTTCTCTTCTTTTAGCGTCATCCCTAAGTCCCCTGACATTCAATgaagttattttcaaagtcacgatttgttcaagtcttttgtaataaacgttgtctcgacgggaaaaaaacatgtgcgcctcaataaaggatttgcatTCTTTCTATTAGGTGTAAAATGATTGATGCAAAAGGTActcgatattttaaacaaataatgaagactaaaacgtgCATATAATATTAGACTGAAGCAAATGATcacaaaaggtaaattaaacaaaataacactttgaataaataaaaaagagtagcgcaaaaacaaagaacagagcatagacaaatttgtagttagtaaaattaaattactttggcAGCGAGAAATTTGAATGGTTGATAAGACGTCCCTCTCCAGACTTAACGTAGATTATTTTGCCTGTTCAGTTTATAATTGATCTAAGTCCTCTTCAGAAAAAATTCTAACAGGGGAGCCATAGGGTGATGTCTTAACAAAAATCTTACCATCCAAAGACCAAACACTGAGTAGAGTACCCTCTTGTCTTCTCTTGTTCGCTTCTTTCATGATTCTACGCCTATAAGCCGTGAGGTTCTCGTTTATAAAAATACGTTGTCGTTCCTGTGCATTTGAAGGGTAGCTGGGAAATAGATCTTTGATTTTGACATCCTTTAGTTTGGTGcgttctttgtaaagtttcgattTCACTTTATGATTGCAAAATTTCGCTATAATGGATTTGCCCCGATTCAGCTTGTGTGAAATCTCTATTTCTTCAGGCTCTATGGTGATATTTAGGGCTTCAGCAACCTTGATGACCGCGGCCTCCGTACTGGGATACGCATCttctggaattccatggatttccagcGAGTTCTTTCGAGTGTATTGTTCCAAATCATCATGGTGTTCCCACAGTCGATCGgattcttctttttgctttcctagattctcctttgttgttttaagctCGTTCCTTGTTGAGGCTAGCATGtgttttaattctttgtatTCGTCCTTGGTCTTTTGCAAGGACTCTTTCAAATCTTTAAGCTCCTTCTCGTAGAAGTTGGCagattcttttaattcttcgaTTTCCTTCTTCAGCGTTCGATTTTCGCTAAGAACTGCAGCTATTTGGATTTGTATGTCGACCAGTAGAGCCTTGATTTCAAGAAGGCTAGGCTCTTCTTGTTCCTTGCCCGCTTCAATCGGTTCTTCAACATCAATGTTTTcctcggccgccatgttggatttctTCGGATTTCTTGGTTCGTCTTCGGTTGAGCCACGATCACCTCTTTTATTCTTTCTGGGAGGCATTTACATTGAAGAAGGTAGATTACATCGTCAGGGAGCCAGATAGTGTATTTTCATAGGAGTAGGTGCCAGAGAGGGGTCATCTTTGGCAATGTTAGGCAGACACGATGAATACACGTCCGACCgctgcgatttcccgccaaaagtcctTTCAAAAGATCCTTTCTACTGGTCGCAAACCCATCAAACTGCAAACAGATCAAGGAACAGAGTTCAAGAATCTCGTGTTCCAGAAATTTCTGCGTGACAACAACATTGCCTTTTTCACTGTTAACTCTGGGCTCAAAGCCTCAGTGGTTGAGCGTTTTAACTGAACATTTAAGAATAAGATGTACAAATATTTCACGGCCAAAAACACTCTCACCTATATCAATGTATTACCCCAGTTAGTGTCTTCTTACAATACCACTTACCACcgaagtattaaaatgaaaccgAGTCAGGGGACTAAAGCGAATGAAGCTAAAGTGTGGGATACTTTGTATGGGGACGATGTTCAAAAGCCTGTGCCATATAAATTTCAAGTGGGAGATCGCGTCAGGATTAGCAAAGTgaagaaaatgtttgaaaaatcttacttacctaattttacggaagaaatttttactgtttacaagCGAATGGCTCGTCAAGTACCCGTTTATAAACTAAAAGATGATGCAGGTGAAATCTTAGATGGAACATTTTATGAACCcgaattacagaaaattattaAGAACGATGATGTGTACCGCGTCGAGAAGATTTTGCGGAAGAGAAAGCGTAAAGGCGTAGTAGAGTATCTGGTGAGATGGAAAGGATAAAAGATCCAAAATTTGATTCTTGGGTTCAAGAAagagatattttgaaattgtaatttatgcatttttttttgtagtgaataaaagaaaatgaaataataaaatgaatggTGTGTGGTTTCTAATAAATTAAGAATACCCAgattaaaaatttcatttcaacaCAGGGTACGATGGAGGTAAAACAGTTTTATCTGCATCTCCCTagcaatagcagcctcgataaGTTTCCCAGCAACACATTAACTGAGTACCAAGTTGGTTTACCTCAGACCGTTAGCTTGACGGGGGACTGGGAAGTAGCGTTAACGGAAATTCACTATCCTCACAGCTGGAATAATGTCcaagaaaattttggtaatcGATTCTACCTTCGGAACCAAGAATTGTCCGGAGTATGGGAAGCCCTAATTGTACCACCAGGTCATTATTCTTCCATTGGAGATATCTTATCAAAGATGAAAGAGCTGATCGAGAATGTAAAGCGTTTCAATGACGACTTGACATTTTCCTACGATGCGTTCACTAGAAAGGTGACTGTTCACCTACAAAATAACGTAGAACTTTTCTTTGGTAACGTTGGATACCTGCTGGGATTTTCACCAGAAGAAATTATTTCTAATACCTCTACCGCTGAAAGACAAGTGGATTTGGAATACGGCTTTCACGACCTTTTCATTTACTGTGATCTTATTCAGTCATAATATGTTGGAGATGCATTGGTACGTTTGCTTCGAATTGTTCCTGTAGAAGGAAAGGTTGGGGAGCGAGTCAGTAAATCATTTTTGTGCCCCCAATATTTACCTGTCAGCAGAAAGCAATTTGAAACTGTCGAAGTCAATATAAAGACAGACACAGGGGAGTCTGTACCATTTGAGTTTGGGAGAGTGTTGTTAACACTTCATTTTCGTCAAAGTGCACTTCAGTacttttaaagatgaaaaaactccaCACTCCAAATCACAAGTTGTACGAACAGTACTATGTTaatcaagccaaacaaaaaggTGGGAGTTTACCAGCGTTTCACGGTGCTCGATTTCAGCATGGTTATGGACTAGGGTCCATATTCAGAGGTCTGTTTCGCTGGGCGATGCCTCACCTTTAACAGGGTGCTAAGGTGATtggaaaaaaggctttaaaaacaGGTGTTTCAACAGGTGTGTCAATTTCGGTCGTCCAAGATGTTCTTGATGGAGATAACATTAAAACAGCAGTTCACAAGCGCACGAAACAAGCCCTCGGTCTACCTTCTCAGAATTCATTGCAGATACAATCAGGAGCTGGCAAGaaagctataaaaagaaaagggcaAGAAACCAAAATCAGTTCCCCTCAaggcaagaaagcaaaaacatctCCGCAGCAAAAGAAgcccaaagagaaattttctttctggAAGTAACTATGGCCTTTGTGCATCACGAGTCTCAGGAATGTACGAAATCAGAGTTGGATCTCTTTACGATTCCTGCAACACAAACCTCTTTCTCCAAAGGGCAATGGATCGAGTACCACCCCATCAGTAACATCACGGACAGTGGTCCGATCGAATTTTATGTTTCGGGAACCGGAGATGAGTATTTGGACTTGGCACGTACTCAGTTATTTGTTAAAGCCAAGAtcacaaaagcaaatggaacCGCCATAGACGCCGATACACAAGTAGGTCCCGTGAACCTGTTTTTACATTCCCTGTTTTCCCAAGTGGACGTTTCCTTGAACGAGCGATTGATCTCTCCATCCACCAATACCTACCCTTATCGCGCCATGATCGAAACCTCGCTAAACTACGgagaagaagcaaaaacaagtcaactttCTATGGCCATGTTTTACAAAGATACCCCTGGAAAAATGGATGTTGGCAACCCTGTGGCTGCAGACGATGCTGcaaacaaggggttaaaggttCGCTATGATTTCACTAAAGAAAGTCATATTGTAGATATGATGGGGCCCATTCATAGCGACATTTTCTTTCAAGACCGGTTGATGCTAAATGGAGTGAATTTAAGAATCAAACTGAACCGAGCCAAGAACTCGTTTTGTCTAATGTCATCAGCAGCCGCTCCAACTTTCAAGGTGGTAATCACAGAAGCCATCTTGTTCGTTCGCCGGGTGAAATTGGCCTCCTCTATTATACTTGGCCATGCGGCTGCACTAAAACACTCCAGCGCCAAGTGCCCGGTTCGCCGAATCGATTGTAAAGTGCTGTCTATTCCAAGAGGATTTAGCAGTTTTAACCCCGACAACATCTTTTTGGGTCACATTCCTAAACGAATCGTGCTGGTCTTAGTGGATACTCAGGCATATAATGGAACTTACAGTACCAACCCGTTCAACTTCAAACACCACAATCTAACTCAAGTGGGTGTCTATGTGGACGAAGAGCAAATTCCTCGGAAACCCCTGTTCTTGAATTTTGACGAAGCTAGAGGTCAAAATGTAATAGCGGGCTATCAAAGCCTGTTCTCAGGCACTGGAAAGCTATCCCAAGATGCGGGTAATCAAATCAGTAGAAGCGATTATGGCTCTGGTTACACAGCATTCTGCTTTGACTTGTCCCCAGGCCACTGCTCAGGTGACCATTTTGAGCTAATAAAGCAAGGTAACCTGCGCGCTGAGCTTCATTTCAAGGAACCACTGGCCAATACGGTTAACCTTATCGTGTACGCTGAATTCCAAAACGTGATTGAAATTGACGGGAACCGCAACGTGTTGTTCGACTACACAAACTAAAAATGGACACTATTCAACTGACccttattttgagaaaggatAAATTTACACGAGGTTTGTTTCAAGGCGTGTATCCCTCAGACCAGCTGCCTGCAAGTGTTTCACATTACCCAGCCCTGTTTATCGCCAATGTGGATACGAGTGACAAGCCAGGTTCGCATTGGGTGGCGTTTTATTTCACCAAGGAGCAAGGGGGAGAATTTTACGATTCTTACGGATCACCACCCAGCAAATATTCAGGAACATTTACTgaatttttaaacaacaattctaaCCAGTGGACTTTTAATACTGTGACATTACAAAGCATCTATTCAAAAGTCTGCGGACATTACTCtttgtattttgctttatatCGTAGTCGGCATGTAAGTATGAGTGCTATTGTCCATCGTTTTTCTAAAAACACAAGTAAAAATGATAGTCTCGTAAAACGatttattgaaaaacattttcctataGGTTTTCCGAAATATCGTACTGATGTAAACAAGCAAAGACCAAAAAGCACAACATTAAGTTCAGTTAACAGATACCATGTAATTTCTATTCAACACATTTTattgaattacaaaataaagttttgtgtttcacaataaaaaaagtATCTTGTCATGATTTATAATCGTAACCATCGAACAGCCTGAGGGCGAGGACTCTCGACTCTGCGCCTCTGCTTTTTGACAGAAGATAACGTCACAGGTTTGGTGGGTAGCCAACGCGAAGGACTTTCTGGGGTCTCCTCTCTCACTCTTGCTTCAAACTCTCTGATGGCACTCTGACGTTGGGGATTACGAACCAAGTTTTCGGGGACATTCATTCGCGCCAGGCCCCTCGCAAACACGGACCATTCCACTGGTTCAAATCCTTTTCGGTGCCGCGATGTGTCGTTGACTAGGTCGACCACATGAGAACCTGGGATtggtttgttttcatacaacagCTCTCCTTTATCATTCCAGTGCAACACATCctggtgttttttaattttatccaacAACTGTCTAGCCCCagctttgtaaattttgggtACACTTTTCATGACCTCTTCCCCTACTGCTGTTGGAAGAGAATTATCTGGAGAAGCTTCCTCTGTAGATTCTGCGTTCTCAGCTGGTTTGGGGGTTTCTGTTGTTTTAGGGGTCGTTAACTTCACATGGAGAGGCTGGTCTTTCCGCTGATCGTAATAAGTCAAGTACCGTTGCAACACCTGAGTGTAAAGCTTCGCCTTTTCTTCATCACCAAGTTGTTTACTTTCTAAAATATCCCCCATTTGGCTATCCAGATTTTTCAGAGTTTGTGTTACAGGTGGTGTTAATATCTGCTGGCGTTGCTGCAATCGTTCCAGAGTGTTTTCAGGAACGAGAACCATGCGTCTTGTATGATTCATCTTAACTAAGAAGCGAGCTCAACACTCGAAGAACGGGAGGTAGCAAAACACTTAAAAAGTTTCCTCCGTGTTGTATCAAGatttgctttttcttgtttagcgGGGTACTCTTTTCAGCTAGAGCAGTCAAGGCTTTCTTGTGCTTAAGAAGTTTTCTCTTTGCCGGTTTACTGACAGGGACTGTTTCTTTAAGTACGTTGAATACACACTCACAAATGGTTTTTACTAAAGCGTCGTCGGCTGCTTTCAAAATTGCTTTACGTTGAGCTGGGGTACACTTGACGAGGAGCTTAAGAAAATCGTGGTTCTTTCTTAGTCGCTGGGCCATACTCAACTGATATCAATCACTACGACGAAGCTTTTTTATACCTTTCTGACATAGGCGAACTGAGTCTCCCCAGGGAAAATGTTTGTGCGCAACCGGAAGTCGGTAGGTGTTTCGGGTTTGAGGTCACATAACAGGTAACCATAAGGGCGTTTTGTCGCATCCTGAAACGCTTCTTGCATGTATTTGACATGACCGGGAAACATCTGTTTCGCCAAGTGACTGACTTGACTGCTATCTCGGGGAGACTTGAACATCACCAAATAATGGCAATTCAAACTCATGTCTCTCAGTTCTTTTCTCcggtgaaaaatattttgaagaatggAAATAACGCTTAAATTTCGGTGATGACAGCCCTTAGTAAACAAATTGGTAATTTTCTGATCATTGCTAAGCTCCTGCATTAAATCGTCAATGACCACTAAATTCCGAATGGTTGGGTTTATCATAGATTCTAAATCACCAGGAACCCCTTCGACGAACGTGATGTTGGGAATAGTCCTTAGCATTTCATCGTAAGCCGGTTGGTATATTCCATAACACCAAATGATATTTTCAGGAGCTCCGTCTATTAATTCTTCTCCAGATTCCAACAGGTGTTTGACAAAATGACTTTTTCCACAACAAGTGGGGCCAGCTACAATAGCAGGAAAGGGGTGTTTCCACCTTGGGTCCATGTTGACAACTGACTGGTTCAAGAGGGGGGCGTAAAGGTTTGCGGCGATGCggttttgcgttatttttggtgcggttttgcggtaatttttattttaactcgcgGTATTGCGGTTTCAAAACACTAAGCGGTTTGCGGTTATTACAACCTTTAAGTCGCCgttttcggtgaaaaaaaagtgtctgCGGTGATAATACTCTTTAGAACGGTCAGCATCCGGTTGTTTTGCGAGCGCGAgccaagtgttttgttttacaacgcATCTGGGTTCATTTTATCAGCTTACAATTTACTTTAACTCTGCAGTTTGCAATTACGGCCTTTTCCAGTTAATACTTAATGTGATTAACCGTTTTGGCCAATGATACGTCGACTTCGTGAAATTCCATGCCGGAGTCGTACAGCCTCGTGTTCTCGTTGCTTTGATTCAATGCGCGACAATGGCAACTGAGGTCGTCGAGGTCGCAACTGAAAGCGAAGAGGACGTGATAATTAATTGCGTGGCAATCTTCTATGAAGAAGGAAAGGAAGGGGAGAATTTCAGAAGAGCTGTACGTTTTAACAATCGTCTTGTCCACTGAACGTGAACTCTTTACGAGACAAGAAGGTCACAATTccagaagaaacatttattcCGCGTTCCACAACTAGCGCAGGGTCGTCCAAAGTAATCAGTCACCCAATGTAAGACGTTTTCAAAGTCAAGggagataatatatagatttagccagggctaaaagcgaagctctggttaataatacgtgtgaacaaaaaaaattaaatcgtgtaacgctaaacgggggacgacaatgaaaatagCTTCatgactaatagatctaattagcaaaaaaacaaactgcacgtgcagcacactttttcttctaattagcaaaaagcaaatttgcaaTTGCAgaacgcttttttgtctttcccttgccgttgttttgcaggACTACAACACTGTTTTGTGCGagtaaaacgtcaaacttcctagttacacactatttttatggagaaattgtcgtatgtgcttacccaatattttgtttccagtgttcatgttcgcttttatttttcactgccgctcattttcaccttgctggcctctagcatttctcattttctcaccgccgctttgaatttccatgtttttcttccaacgaattttcaataactcgctctagctctttctctgttatccacgttagtgtacacataaaaaataacgccgaaaaagacacgacttttttctttctaaaagtccgggcggccatgtgatttccttccaaataaaaccttgagttgcatttgggttcccatacctgctgattgagttattttacatcgGTATGCCtatggtgcggacggacggtcgctcgctcgatcgctcggtgtacggtcacgtgattaccaaattttctgtgatgggtagattaccacatttccttagctatggggctccgcccacgcgcgcgcttcgcgcgcgggtggagctccgctatcaatACTCGTTCAAGACTTGGCATTTGGTTAGTAGTAATTAGGGTATAACTTAGTACAATATATCGTTAGCGTTTAATATGATGGTATGTATAATACTAACGCACAATGTTATCAGAATATATCACAAGTCTTGTGGATGTCAGCTTTTCATACATGTACGCGCGGTTTCGGTATTCGGGAAAAAATCCgatgcggtttgcggttttttggcgtatttctgtgcggttttgcggttttcggaccccccttacgcccccctcgtTCAACTGCGTTTGCTCTTATTTATAGCGAAATGGTCTTTGGCGGAGTATCTTTATCATAAACTCGAACCATGTTGGTATTTTGTAATTTAGCAAACTGGAGCCAATATTTTCTCTCTAAGTCAGACAGCTCGTGTACCTGAGCCAAATGGTTTGCTAATCGAACTAAAAATTTAGAGTGACATCCCGGTATCGGGCAATGACGACATACACGCTTACCCATGATGTTCACGGTACGAAGGTTCGATATCAACTGAATAAAACCGCAAATGACACGAAGTTTATGACTATTGAGAACGGGCCACAGGGGCTACAGGGGCCACAAAGGCCTTGTATATCACTGTGTTTTTCCTTTACGCGGGTGATTGAATCGCGCGTGGCGCACACACGCGCGCGCGGCTATACAGACAACAAACCGTGTTTAGTATATTAAACCATAGTTATTTACAAACTATgaacaaatgacatttttttacacATAAAGGAAAGCTCTTTATATACAATGCGATACAGAGAAAAGTCGACCCGAAGCAAAGACAGCGAAAGCCCCGTCTTGACCGAGACAGAGACAAACACACACCGACTCAAAATTTTAGTCATcatgaagaaattttattacttttagaaacaaagcttattttgaatgtcattaattaTCATGTCAAGGTCCATTGGAGTTCTTCTTTTCTCACGACTCTATCAGGACATTCTATTGTTTCTTCTTGATCACTGAAATCCTTCCATTTGAGCCCATTTGGTCGGTAGTATAGAGCGTATAAAATACGGCTTTGAAGATCATCACCCTGCTGGACAACATCAAGTTCCAGAGAAGCGAGGTAAATACTGGTCCACGACAATATTTGGCAGTACGCTTCCCATGATTTATCTAGTTTGAAGCCGAGAGCACTGCATAACTTTCGGTAGCGTTCAACATAGAATTCAGGTCAATTTGTTCCACAACTTCATCGTGGTAATACTTCCATGCGTCATCATTATTCATCATGAGGCAAGAATGTTGGTTTTGACTTGGGTGTTGAATAGCACAACCGTCGCAGTGATTCAGCTTTTCTTGTTGGATGAGTTTATCAACCAAAGCCGCATAAGTCAGTTGGAATACATGTCCAATAAAACTCGCTATCCTTTGACGCTGGACTTTTTCCACTTCGTCAATCGTCAGCAGAGGTCAAGCGCTCcattcgacttgcatgtttggagcaatgtttcaaagaatattggTGAGAGTTAAGACTTTTCTCCGAGCAAACTGAACTGTTAAGAATAACATATTGAACGGAGAGTGCGTTTgtatgttgaacacataatagattgttcaCTATCcgatcagggttaaaagagccctcATTTTCTGAATCGTCTTGTAGTTTTTGCGACAGGTAATTCATAGGTTTGTCGATAGACAGAGAATTACAATTTCGCTAAGAAATACAACATGTTCTGGATGACTGAGAAACAACATTCCTTGACTTCGAATTGGGAACTCAATGTCTTAATCCGGGTCATTTATTAAAAGAGACAAAAGCTAAACGGCTAACTCTTaattgcattttgtttttttacacaaTACCTGGTCTTAAGTTGAACATTTTTGCATCATCAACCCGCGACGTGTTTGTCCAAAGATAACTATGGCTGAGAAATTCTCTTATGGAGGTCAGTTTTCCAACAAACGAAAGCTACAACGGATTGCATTTCAAAAAGTATGGTGTGAGGAAATGAGGGAGGAACAGATTATGAACCCCGCGTTGATCAGAAGAACTGTCATTATTGGTGTACGCAATATCTACGATTATCCTGATGCCTTATTGGAAATGAACGATTTGTTCAAGCGAAGATTACAACAGAATGTGTTATTTGTATCATCTGAAAAAGGACCTACCTACGAACAAGACCTAACTTACAGAGACAATTTGGTAGACTACACATTAAGTGATGATGTAACCATTAGCCATTTCTTtagtcattattattttttcttgtgtaACAATGATATACTCTTTGAGGTGAATAAAATAATTGCGATGAAATACTGTGTTGCGTAAATTTCTTTGCCCCTGCAAAATCGGGTCCGTTTCTGGACCTTGTAAAATTCTTTGTACAGCATACCATCGCGTGCAGACAACACTCGTTTATCTTGCTTTTTTTCCAATCGCCGTAAATGCCAAAACCATTGTTCGGTTAAGTTCTTGTTTACTTCAAAGAGGTCTTTCTGCCTTTGTGTTGTTAAGGCAGCAAATCGTTCAATTTTTGATGCGTTCATGGCAAAGGGAGCCATTTTCTTGCATACTAAAACatctttcaggggcacccaacgagaagatagttcaaaaccacttacacatagcattgttaaacgtattttagtatttaaacggtagatataggcatatttttatcccctagaaattttatcatctgttcggatttcctagctgaaagtctagtgatccgaaaattatagggatcaaaacttaccttttcgaaaatttcagccacaaaAAAGGTTcacgaaaattctaggtgaccttttaagagtaaaaatccgttagaaatgggtaattataccattttttagatgttcaaacaaatgttccgaaaattctagatcgcaaatcgtcttccgaacacatattttccgaaaattgtcttTGGGTGCCCGTGATCTTTTAGCGCGAAGTTGAATATGGCGCGAAAATTATAACATGTGCTTTTGCTGACTATTACATGAAGGGGGCATTTCTAATGCTGCTCTGCGATTGGTTCAAAGTACTGAATTCGAATGAGCTCCATTGTTCGAATTGTTCTCTAaaacttaaacaaaagaaaactgctCTGTGATTGGTTACTTGCCATATCAACCCCCTTTACTACTTCCCTGTACTGAAAACCATCTTGTAAAAACTTAATTTACTGTTAAGCTGTTGTAAATGTTCTTCTTCAATGATAAATAGAAACTCGCTGATTCCTGATACAAAGACTGAACTGCGGGCAAGAGGTACAAGTGCATACTAAAATCAGAGTTCACGTTCACAATCCTTCGCCAAAGGCAACATTTCAGACGAAACACCCAACGTAAGCGTGAAAGTTATAACGTTATATTTCGCTTATTATATTAATACCAAAAATTCTTGGCGGGCATTATTTATTAATAGTGAATACATTTTTCACTTCAAGAAAAGGTCTATATTGTAGCGAAATGTAATAGGTCACTGGA from Porites lutea chromosome 6, jaPorLute2.1, whole genome shotgun sequence includes the following:
- the LOC140940826 gene encoding uncharacterized protein F54H12.2-like, whose amino-acid sequence is MAFVHHESQECTKSELDLFTIPATQTSFSKGQWIEYHPISNITDSGPIEFYVSGTGDEYLDLARTQLFVKAKITKANGTAIDADTQVGPVNLFLHSLFSQVDVSLNERLISPSTNTYPYRAMIETSLNYGEEAKTSQLSMAMFYKDTPGKMDVGNPVAADDAANKGLKVRYDFTKESHIVDMMGPIHSDIFFQDRLMLNGVNLRIKLNRAKNSFCLMSSAAAPTFKVVITEAILFVRRVKLASSIILGHAAALKHSSAKCPVRRIDCKVLSIPRGFSSFNPDNIFLGHIPKRIVLVLVDTQAYNGTYSTNPFNFKHHNLTQVGVYVDEEQIPRKPLFLNFDEARGQNVIAGYQSLFSGTGKLSQDAGNQISRSDYGSGYTAFCFDLSPGHCSGDHFELIKQGNLRAELHFKEPLANTVNLIVYAEFQNVIEIDGNRNVLFDYTN